The following are from one region of the Stigmatopora argus isolate UIUO_Sarg chromosome 9, RoL_Sarg_1.0, whole genome shotgun sequence genome:
- the LOC144082654 gene encoding uncharacterized protein LOC144082654, translating to MLLRIEGACISVKRGSVNIYHAGEDVYYYLKDPPPSFLPRFGTITMAGLVGMFLARKGSRLKRIAVPVGLMTAGASICYPAQAVAVFKVTGKKMYAAGRWSHAAVSSLLSNKPTESDAAPQPQAVPSQEAAVVDEPRHGSDPCSTQHATISDTEAGSVECVPTADNLITAIAAEELSVTRTETSTEQVSAEINSAPKESLQCGQNEVLQASEEAVEGALAPSEDAVKTSDVFSPAPDSLPAESLPAEPTASSEPQTKECAQVQPAPAKVPACTEEPPTPKTSNEPAVPGVESKEPVTSALVEDELKTHTPDDQPIKDSKGGSGFTSDSALLDFGQSNPEDEDLYSTR from the exons ATGTTGTTAAG GATTGAG GGTGCCTGCATCTCTGTGAAAAGAGGAAGTGTAAATATATACCACGCTGGAGAGG ATGTGTACTATTACCTGAAAGATCCACCCCCGAGTTTCCTACCCAGGTTTGGCACCATCACCATGGCTGGCCTAGTTGGCATGTTTTTGGCACGCAAAG GTTCTCGTTTGAAGAGGATCGCAGTTCCAGTAGGTCTTATGACTGCTGGAGCATCAATATGCTACCCAGCCCAGGCTGTGGCTGTCTTTAAG GTGACCGGTAAGAAGATGTATGCTGCAGGCCGATGGAGCCATGCTGCTGTGTCTTCTTTGCTCTCCAATAAGCCCACAGAGTCTGATGCTGCTCCACAGCCACAG GCTGTGCCATCTCAGGAGGCTGCGGTGGTTGACGAGCCTCGTCACGGCTCAGATCCATGCTCGACGCAGCACGCCACCATCTCAGACACCGAGGCGGGTTCAGTGGAGTGTGTTCCAACCGCTGATAATCTCATCACTGCTATCGCTGCGGAAGAGTTGTCAGTCACGCGCACGGAGACCTCAACCGAGCAGGTCTCTGCAGAGATAAACTCAG CTCCTAAAGAATCACTTCAGTGTGGTCAAAATGAGGTGCTTCAAGCCTCAGAGGAAGCAGTAGAGGGCGCCCTTGCTCCATCTGAAGATGCAGTGAAAACATCAGATGTCTTCTCTCCGGCTCCAGATAGCCTCCCCGCTGAGTCCCTTCCTGCTGAGCCCACAGCAAGTTCAGAACCCCAGACCAAGGAGTGTGCTCAAGTTCAACCGGCTCCAGCTAAGGTTCCTGCTTGCACAGAGGAGCCGCCTACGCCAAAAACCTCAAATGAACCAGCAG TGCCAGGTGTGGAGTCCAAAGAACCAGTGACGTCTGCTTTGGTTGAGGATGAATTAAAGACACACACACCTGatgaccagccaatcaaagACAGCAAAG GAGGATCTGGGTTTACATCAGATTCTGCACTCTTGGACTTTGGCCAGTCTAATCCTGAGGACGAAGACCTGTACAGCACTCGCTGA
- the LOC144082956 gene encoding type-2 angiotensin II receptor-like: protein MMAVPNDSTTLNSTFFPHTSENIENQTCTDWPRVPMITIIPSIYTIICILGIIGNTLAVCVLAHTSTSRRTVANMFMLNLCVSDLLFLLSLPLWAVYYSRGYNWPFGQVACKISGSLHNLNLYASIFFITCMSVDRYLALVHPLRSQSVRDPKRAKLICILVWILACACTAPTIALRDTHYIKEYDVEACAIIYPDHTWYQSLAWMKVLLGFLLPMIIISCCYCAIGCHLLAGFGDIGLRKPSHFGSTFKSSGSQESSSRTERPPTPCVNPSSSGSRPKEGRGLERVLWTVAAVVLAFFLCWFPFHCVTFIDILQSDGWLDGCWVNWTISNLTPLTLCLGFSNSAINPVLYCFMGNHFRGRLGALSKGLCARLKAPDEDNSQKRGSISTRLSSFSRKLSDLKDLAIVEASAQT from the coding sequence atgatggcCGTCCCAAATGACAGCACCACCTTGAACTCTACCTTCTTTCCACATACAAGCGAAAACATTGAGAACCAGACTTGCACAGATTGGCCTCGTGTGCCTATGATCACAATCATCCCATCTATCTACACCATCATTTGCATTCTGGGTATCATTGGCAACACTCTGGCTGTTTGTGTATTGGCCCACACCAGTACCTCGAGGAGAACTGTCGCCAACATGTTCATGCTTAACCTTTGCGTATCAGACCTTCTTTTCCTGCTGTCTCTTCCACTTTGGGCTGTGTATTATTCACGAGGCTACAACTGGCCCTTTGGACAAGTAGCATGCAAGATATCTGGAAGTCTCCATAATCTCAACCTGTATGCATCAATATTCTTCATCACTTGCATGAGCGTGGACCGGTACCTTGCTTTGGTGCACCCGCTACGCTCCCAGAGCGTTCGAGACCCGAAACGTGCCAAACTCATCTGCATCCTGGTGTGGATCCTGGCATGTGCGTGCACGGCGCCAACTATAGCTCTGAGGGACACTCACTACATCAAGGAGTATGATGTGGAAGCCTGCGCGATTATTTATCCGGATCACACCTGGTATCAGAGCCTGGCCTGGATGAAAGTacttctgggatttttgctgcCAATGATCATCATCTCTTGTTGCTACTGCGCAATTGGCTGCCACCTCTTGGCTGGTTTTGGAGACATAGGCCTGCGGAAGCCATCACATTTTGGCAGTACATTTAAATCCTCGGGCTCACAGGAAAGCAGCAGTAGAACAGAGAGACCCCCGACCCCATGCGTGAACCCCAGCTCAAGTGGAAGCAGACCCAAGGAGGGAAGAGGGCTGGAAAGGGTGTTATGGACTGTGGCTGCTGTTGTCTTGGCTTTCTTCCTTTGCTGGTTCCCATTCCATTGTGTGACATTTATAGATATACTGCAGAGTGATGGCTGGTTGGATGGCTGCTGGGTAAATTGGACCATCAGCAACCTCACCCCCCTCACCCTCTGCCTGGGCTTCTCCAACTCTGCCATTAACCCCGTGCTATACTGTTTCATGGGGAATCATTTCCGGGGTCGACTAGGTGCCCTTAGCAAGGGTCTGTGTGCACGTTTGAAGGCGCCTGATGAGGATAACAGTCAAAAGAGGGGTTCAATCAGTACGAGGCTAAGCTCTTTTTCCCGAAAGCTCAGTGACCTGAAAGATCTGGCAATTGTTGAAGCCTCTGCCCAAACCTAG